The proteins below come from a single Chloroflexota bacterium genomic window:
- a CDS encoding YceI family protein: MYREMNLYQLTPLVVVFAMLFAACTPAPASVTPADPTATTAPAAEPAAAAEPASGMRTFTVVPEESKASYLVDEQFLESALEKLGIQAGDVDVVGSTQQIEGQLQLNLEELSAPLGENRFSVNLTGLSTDQRRRDGWIQDKGPQFSKFPSAEFTATAIEGAPDSYQEGQEVTFTLSGDLTIRDISQPVSFDVTASLDGDTLDGIATTRLLMSDFGITPPNFAGTLTVADEFGIEIQLTAREK; encoded by the coding sequence GTGTACCGAGAAATGAACCTGTATCAGCTGACCCCCCTTGTCGTTGTCTTCGCAATGCTATTTGCAGCTTGTACACCTGCACCGGCATCCGTTACGCCCGCCGATCCAACCGCCACGACCGCCCCGGCTGCAGAACCAGCCGCCGCGGCTGAACCAGCCAGCGGCATGCGCACCTTTACGGTAGTGCCGGAAGAATCCAAGGCCTCCTATCTGGTAGACGAGCAGTTCTTGGAAAGTGCCCTTGAGAAACTGGGAATCCAGGCGGGCGATGTGGATGTAGTGGGAAGTACCCAACAGATCGAAGGACAGCTCCAGCTCAACCTGGAGGAGCTGTCCGCCCCTCTGGGAGAAAATCGTTTTTCAGTGAACCTGACGGGGTTGAGCACAGACCAGCGCCGGCGCGATGGCTGGATACAGGACAAGGGTCCCCAATTCAGCAAATTCCCATCTGCTGAATTCACGGCAACCGCCATAGAAGGAGCTCCGGACAGTTACCAGGAGGGCCAGGAAGTCACATTCACTTTGTCCGGTGATCTCACCATTCGGGATATCAGCCAGCCTGTAAGTTTCGACGTCACGGCATCGTTGGATGGCGATACACTCGACGGCATTGCCACCACGCGGCTCCTGATGTCCGATTTCGGCATCACCCCTCCCAACTTCGCCGGTACCCTGACCGTAGCTGACGAGTTCGGTATCGAAATTCAGCTCACAGCGCGGGAGAAATAA